The following are encoded together in the Ornithorhynchus anatinus isolate Pmale09 unplaced genomic scaffold, mOrnAna1.pri.v4 scaffold_264_arrow_ctg1, whole genome shotgun sequence genome:
- the MXRA7 gene encoding matrix-remodeling-associated protein 7 isoform X3: MEAPAELLAALPLLVTVLVLLLASLWVRRAQARTPPRDPQPHPPAAESRDPTPADAPRSDPPEPAAPRHPEAQSQDSPAGPPAEAQLPPPQDEVPDRPPPPQPPAQGQEKDPTKVQPSEEDDLDSESEKLPAAEEPEEEEEEEEFSFKYSPGKLRGNQYKNMMTKEELEEEQRIELTSDLTSL; this comes from the exons ATGGAGGCCCCGGCGGAGCTGCTGGCGGCCCTGCCGCTGCTGGTCACCGTGCTGGTCCTGCTGCTCGCCTCGCTGTGGGTGCGGCGGGCCCAGGCCCGgacccctccccgggacccccagccccatcccccagccGCCGAGAGCCGGGACCCGACCCCCGCAGACGCCCCCCGGAGTGACCCCCCGGAGCCGGCCGCACCCAGACACCCGGAGGCCCAGAGCCAGGACAGCCCCGCCGGGCCGCCGGCGGAGGCCCAG CTCCCGCCCCCCCAGGACGAAGTccccgaccgccccccgcccccccagcctcctgcccaggGACAGGAGAAAGATCCCACTAAGGTCCAGCCCTCCGAG gaagatgatctggactCGGAGAGTGAAAAGCTCCCTGCAGCTGAGGagcctgaagaggaggaggagg aAGAAGAGTTCTCCTTTAAGTACAGCCCCGGAAAGCTGAGGGGAAACCAGTATAAGAACATGATGACCAAAGAAGAGTTGGAAGAagagcaaag GATTGAGctgacctctgacctcacctCTCTGTAG
- the MXRA7 gene encoding matrix-remodeling-associated protein 7 isoform X1, with amino-acid sequence MEAPAELLAALPLLVTVLVLLLASLWVRRAQARTPPRDPQPHPPAAESRDPTPADAPRSDPPEPAAPRHPEAQSQDSPAGPPAEAQLPPPQDEVPDRPPPPQPPAQGQEKDPTKVQPSEEDDLDSESEKLPAAEEPEEEEEEEEFSFKYSPGKLRGNQYKNMMTKEELEEEQRVQKEQLAAIFKLMKDNTETFGEMSDGDVEEQLKLYDM; translated from the exons ATGGAGGCCCCGGCGGAGCTGCTGGCGGCCCTGCCGCTGCTGGTCACCGTGCTGGTCCTGCTGCTCGCCTCGCTGTGGGTGCGGCGGGCCCAGGCCCGgacccctccccgggacccccagccccatcccccagccGCCGAGAGCCGGGACCCGACCCCCGCAGACGCCCCCCGGAGTGACCCCCCGGAGCCGGCCGCACCCAGACACCCGGAGGCCCAGAGCCAGGACAGCCCCGCCGGGCCGCCGGCGGAGGCCCAG CTCCCGCCCCCCCAGGACGAAGTccccgaccgccccccgcccccccagcctcctgcccaggGACAGGAGAAAGATCCCACTAAGGTCCAGCCCTCCGAG gaagatgatctggactCGGAGAGTGAAAAGCTCCCTGCAGCTGAGGagcctgaagaggaggaggagg aAGAAGAGTTCTCCTTTAAGTACAGCCCCGGAAAGCTGAGGGGAAACCAGTATAAGAACATGATGACCAAAGAAGAGTTGGAAGAagagcaaag GGTCCAAAAAGAGCAGCTGGCTGCCATCTTCAAGCTCATGAAGGACAACACGGAGACGTTTGGCGAAATGTCAGATGGGGACGTAGAGGAGCAGCTCAAACTTTATGACATGTAG
- the MXRA7 gene encoding matrix-remodeling-associated protein 7 isoform X2, whose protein sequence is MEAPAELLAALPLLVTVLVLLLASLWVRRAQARTPPRDPQPHPPAAESRDPTPADAPRSDPPEPAAPRHPEAQSQDSPAGPPAEAQLPPPQDEVPDRPPPPQPPAQGQEKDPTKVQPSEEDDLDSESEKLPAAEEPEEEEEEEEFSFKYSPGKLRGNQYKNMMTKEELEEEQRAEECMKLPLESS, encoded by the exons ATGGAGGCCCCGGCGGAGCTGCTGGCGGCCCTGCCGCTGCTGGTCACCGTGCTGGTCCTGCTGCTCGCCTCGCTGTGGGTGCGGCGGGCCCAGGCCCGgacccctccccgggacccccagccccatcccccagccGCCGAGAGCCGGGACCCGACCCCCGCAGACGCCCCCCGGAGTGACCCCCCGGAGCCGGCCGCACCCAGACACCCGGAGGCCCAGAGCCAGGACAGCCCCGCCGGGCCGCCGGCGGAGGCCCAG CTCCCGCCCCCCCAGGACGAAGTccccgaccgccccccgcccccccagcctcctgcccaggGACAGGAGAAAGATCCCACTAAGGTCCAGCCCTCCGAG gaagatgatctggactCGGAGAGTGAAAAGCTCCCTGCAGCTGAGGagcctgaagaggaggaggagg aAGAAGAGTTCTCCTTTAAGTACAGCCCCGGAAAGCTGAGGGGAAACCAGTATAAGAACATGATGACCAAAGAAGAGTTGGAAGAagagcaaag AGCTGAAGAGTGTATGAAGTTGCCCCTAGAGTCCTCCTAG